Proteins co-encoded in one Papaver somniferum cultivar HN1 chromosome 5, ASM357369v1, whole genome shotgun sequence genomic window:
- the LOC113279724 gene encoding uncharacterized protein LOC113279724, with product MCPKDLWDALASHFGSIEDCLLTQLNEQWNDIRFLDYVKVDDFQIYMLKIQAQLNFYGINLTDKDLIQKTLSTFPLSSVILANQYRIEVDNKRITTFSKLINLLRVAEKHNEVLGNNNARAPGKKKIPEANYGKDNKGKHPKEKRVKNVDSYSHAPYSRGNNNPRGRGQKGHREKGHWSGGHSNTWSRDFTSGPSGRGNTVEKTHKNLTPKKVENGSAPCYRCGISGHWYQQ from the coding sequence ATGTGTCCTAAAGATCTGTGGGATGCACTAGCAAGCCATTTTGGGAGCATTGAGGATTGTCTTCTCACACAGTTGAATGAACAGTGGAATGACATCCggtttcttgattatgtgaaggTAGATGATTTCCAAATATATATGCTTAAGATACAAGCACAACTCAATTTCTATGGGATAAATCTCACAGATAAAGATTTGATTCAAAAGACATTGTCTACTTTCCCTTTGTCATCTGTTATTTTGGCTAACCAATACCGCATAGAGGTTGATAATAAAAGAATAACAACTTTTAGCAAGTTGATCAACTTATTGCGGGTGGCCGAAAAGCACAATGAAGTTCTAGGAAACAACAATGCTAGAGCCCCCGGGAAGAAGAAAATTCCCGAGGCTAACTATGGCAAGGATAACAAAGGAAAACACCCCAAAGAAAAGAGGGTTAAAAATGTTGATTCATACTCTCATGCTCCATACTCACGTGGGAATAACAACCCACGTGGAAGAGGACAAAAGGGTCATCGTGAAAAGGGTCATTGGAGTGGAGGCCATTCAAATACCTGGTCTAGAGATTTTACTTCTGGACCTAGTGGTAGGGGCAACACTGTTGAAAAAACACATAAGAACCTCACACCTAAGAAGGTAGAAAATGGCAGTGCACCTTGTTACAGGTGTGGAATCTCCGGACATTGGTACCAGCAATGA